In the genome of Magnolia sinica isolate HGM2019 chromosome 2, MsV1, whole genome shotgun sequence, one region contains:
- the LOC131233976 gene encoding 7-deoxyloganetin glucosyltransferase-like, with protein MGSFVAQKPHLVCIPYPAQGHITPMLQLAKLLHFRGFYITFVNTEFNQQRLVRSCGPDSIKGLDDFRFETIPDGLPTLDQDRTQDIPALCDSIRRTCHSPFLDLLKKINTTPNMPPVTCIISDGVMSFTVQAAEELGIPEYVFFTPSACGVMCYLHYTELIERGFIPLKDESCLTNGYLDTRIDFIPGMKDVRLRDLPSFIKTTNRDDIMLNYDLENGKNAFKTKGVIINTFEDLERGVLDGIRSKFGLQLFTIGPLMLLSHQISESPSKSIGSNLWKLDTSCLEWLDTKDPKSVIYVNFGSITVMTAHQMREFAWGLANSKHPFLWIIRPDLVSGESAVLTEEFIEETKGRSLLAGWCSQEQVLAHPSVGGFLTHCGWNSTVESISSGLAMICWPFFAEQQTNCWFACNEWAVGMEIDNNVKRDEVEALVRELMEGEKGKEMKKKALAWKESAEKASKPGGSSYENLDKLVSEILLYN; from the exons ATGGGTTCTTTTGTAGCCCAGAAGCCTCATCTGGTATGCATCCCATACCCAGCCCAAGGCCACATCACCCCCATGCTACAACTAGCCAAACTCCTCCATTTTAGAGGCTTTTACATCACCTTTGTCAACACCGAGTTCAACCAGCAACGCCTGGTGAGATCTTGCGGCCCGGACTCCATCAAGGGCTTGGATGACTTCAGATTCGAGACCATACCCGATGGCCTACCCACGCTCGATCAGGATCGCACACAAGACATCCCAGCCCTATGCGATTCCATTAGGAGGACTTGCCACTCTCCATTCCTTGATCTCTTGAAGAAGATCAACACCACGCCGAACATGCCTCCGGTCACCTGCATCATATCCGATGGTGTCATGAGCTTTACTGTTCAGGCAGCTGAAGAGCTGGGCATCCCGGAGTATGTTTTCTTTACACCGAGCGCGTGCGGTGTGATGTGTTACCTTCATTACACAGAGCTCATTGAAAGAGGCTTTATACCATTGAAAG ATGAGAGTTGCTTAACTAATGGATATCTCGACACTCGCATCGATTTTATTCCAGGGATGAAAGACGTTAGACTAAGGGACTTGCCGAGTTTCATTAAAACGACGAATCGTGATGATATCATGCTAAATTACGACTTAGAAAATGGGAAGAATGCATTCAAGACTAAGGGCGTGATCATCAACACGTTTGAGGATTTGGAACGCGGTGTTCTTGATGGAATCCGATCCAAGTTCGGGCTTCAGCTCTTTACTATAGGTCCTTTGATGCTACTTAGTCACCAGATATCAGAAAGTCCATCCAAATCGATCGGATCGAATTTGTGGAAACTGGATACTAGTTGTCTAGAGTGGCTAGACACGAAGGATCCCAAATCGGTCATTTATGTGAATTTCGGGAGCATCACGGTCATGACGGCCCACCAAATGAGGGAGTTCGCTTGGGGGCTTGCGAATAGCAAGCATCCCTTCTTGTGGATAATTCGGCCAGATCTTGTGTCCGGTGAATCAGCGGTTTTGACAGAGGAGTTCATTGAGGAGACGAAAGGGAGGAGCCTGCTTGCGGGATGGTGTTCACAAGAGCAAGTTCTTGCGCATCCTTCAGTTGGAGGGTTCCTAACTCATTGCGGGTGGAATTCAACGGTCGAGAGCATAAGTAGTGGGTTGGCCATGATATGCTGGCCGTTCTTTGCCGAGCAACAGACGAATTGTTGGTTCGCCTGCAATGAGTGGGCGGTCGGAATGGAGATCGACAACAACGTGAAAAGAGATGAAGTGGAAGCGCTGGTTAGGGAATTGATGGAGGGAGAGAAAgggaaggagatgaagaaaaaggcCTTGGCTTGGAAAGAGAGTGCTGAGAAGGCTTCAAAACCAGGTGGGTCTTCGTATGAGAATTTGGACAAATTGGTCAGTGAAATTCTTCTTTATAATTGA